The Desulfovibrio inopinatus DSM 10711 genome includes a region encoding these proteins:
- a CDS encoding TrkH family potassium uptake protein: MNSRRIISPFSLPIAFFAATILLGAALLMHPECQAPGASVSFLDALFTATSATCVTGLIVVDTATVYSRTGHVVIMALFQLGGLGIMTYSSLIFYLWRRRVSLVDKIAVGQSLLHDPSFDLGRFLLIMLGFTLVIELGGAALLHLFSPQQFDLFTALFHSISAFCNAGFSTFSDNLVQFQANLGVNVVIMSLIVLGGLGFSVIMEVIRTARRSTLRQLVRAFHGMTGHSRVVIRVSFWLIVVGAALLFLGESSLHAEAPGPERNNLLTALFQSISCRTAGFNTVDIAGMTDVSLLFMICLMFIGGSPGSTAGGIKTTTFRVLLAYSVAKFKGREQAVIGRFAVDTESLNKALTLLLFAFAIVGGATLALCYTEMAGQPHSSVHGLFLDILFEVVSAFGTVGLSAGLTSHLTTVGKSVVILLMFIGRLGPILFLSVMQHIQEKPHYSWPEESMLIG, translated from the coding sequence ATGAACTCCAGACGCATTATTAGTCCTTTTTCTTTACCCATAGCGTTTTTTGCAGCCACCATTCTGCTGGGAGCGGCGCTGCTAATGCACCCGGAGTGCCAAGCTCCGGGGGCCTCCGTATCATTTCTTGATGCCCTGTTTACAGCGACGTCGGCAACGTGCGTTACCGGACTCATTGTTGTCGATACAGCAACGGTGTATTCTAGGACTGGACATGTCGTCATTATGGCCTTGTTTCAGCTCGGAGGCCTTGGAATTATGACATATTCGAGCCTGATTTTTTATCTATGGCGACGACGAGTGTCTCTTGTTGACAAAATTGCTGTAGGACAATCTCTGCTTCACGATCCATCATTCGACCTTGGTCGTTTTCTGTTGATTATGCTTGGGTTTACGCTGGTCATCGAACTTGGTGGCGCGGCCTTACTGCACCTGTTTTCTCCCCAACAATTCGACCTGTTTACGGCTCTTTTTCATTCGATTTCGGCATTTTGTAATGCCGGGTTCTCAACGTTCTCCGACAATCTCGTTCAGTTCCAGGCCAATTTGGGCGTCAATGTCGTTATCATGAGCCTCATTGTTCTGGGCGGCCTCGGCTTTTCTGTAATTATGGAAGTGATTCGGACAGCTCGACGTAGTACGTTACGTCAACTGGTGCGGGCATTTCATGGGATGACGGGGCATAGCCGTGTGGTTATTCGCGTGAGTTTTTGGTTAATTGTTGTTGGGGCTGCTCTTCTTTTTCTTGGTGAGTCCTCGCTGCATGCCGAGGCTCCTGGGCCGGAGCGAAACAACCTGTTGACGGCATTGTTTCAGTCTATCTCTTGCAGGACTGCTGGATTCAATACGGTTGATATTGCGGGCATGACCGATGTGTCTTTGTTGTTTATGATCTGTCTGATGTTTATTGGCGGCTCTCCAGGATCGACAGCCGGTGGCATCAAAACGACAACGTTTCGCGTATTATTGGCGTATAGCGTAGCGAAATTTAAAGGACGTGAGCAAGCTGTTATCGGTCGATTTGCTGTCGACACAGAATCTCTCAATAAAGCATTGACGCTGTTGCTTTTCGCATTTGCCATTGTTGGAGGGGCAACCTTAGCTTTATGTTATACGGAGATGGCAGGTCAGCCACATTCATCCGTGCATGGTCTGTTTCTTGATATTCTTTTCGAAGTTGTGTCTGCGTTTGGAACAGTCGGATTGAGTGCCGGCTTGACGTCGCATTTGACGACTGTGGGAAAAAGTGTCGTTATTCTGCTTATGTTCATTGGTCGCCTTGGCCCCATCCTGTTTCTGTCGGTCATGCAACATATCCAGGAAAAACCCCACTATTCCTGGCCAGAAGAAAGCATGCTCATTGGGTAG
- a CDS encoding potassium channel family protein: MPSKLQMCVIGLGKFGYHTALTLAEMGHEVMGLDMDPEKIRRAQNVLTQVFRLDGMEKKALEQVGVADMHHVIVSVGQSLEASTLISLYLKELGVEDVWVKAISDDHEKLLRKIGVDEVIFPERYAAVRLAHRLSMPGLVDMLPYGDDIVIREILVEHWAGKSLRELNLTNRHGVQVIAVKSAEDHNFHYVPRADKSLVAGDMLIVVGNENVLKKLDS, from the coding sequence ATGCCATCGAAATTACAAATGTGTGTTATTGGGTTGGGCAAGTTTGGTTATCACACTGCCTTGACTCTGGCAGAGATGGGTCATGAGGTGATGGGCCTCGATATGGACCCGGAAAAAATTCGACGTGCACAAAATGTGTTGACACAGGTTTTTCGTCTTGATGGCATGGAGAAGAAAGCCTTGGAACAAGTTGGTGTGGCAGACATGCATCACGTCATTGTCAGTGTCGGCCAAAGCCTGGAGGCGAGTACACTCATATCGCTCTATCTCAAGGAACTCGGCGTTGAAGACGTTTGGGTCAAAGCGATCAGCGACGACCACGAAAAGTTGTTGCGCAAAATTGGGGTGGATGAAGTTATTTTTCCGGAACGGTACGCTGCCGTACGTTTGGCGCATCGTTTGAGTATGCCCGGTCTGGTCGATATGCTCCCGTATGGAGACGATATCGTCATCAGAGAAATTCTTGTGGAACATTGGGCTGGGAAGTCGTTGCGTGAACTCAATTTAACAAACCGCCACGGTGTTCAGGTTATTGCCGTCAAATCTGCTGAAGACCACAATTTTCATTACGTCCCTCGTGCTGACAAGTCCCTCGTAGCTGGTGATATGCTTATTGTCGTAGGGAATGAGAATGTTTTGAAGAAGCTGGATTCCTGA
- the obgE gene encoding GTPase ObgE codes for MRFIDEANIMVVSGKGGHGCVSFRREKFIPKGGPDGGDGGKGGDVIFRTVDNLLTLYDLRLKRRYEAKNGGYGMGRQRTGAKAADLVVDVPVGTLFYEIGEEGESHLAADLKELGQTFVAARGGRGGKGNTHFKSSTMRAPRFAQPGEEGEEKRFRLELKILADVGLLGLPNAGKSTFISAVSMAKPKIASYPFTTITPNLGVVEGDRGDRFVIADIPGLVEGAHEGVGLGHRFLRHVERTRVLLHILSAEDVSEEAPWAGFDLINAELAAYNPELAKKKQIPVINKIDLLEPEALEAMRQRAREDGREILFMSAKYGDGVEDVVKTLWEAVIHGREEDKPHVDDTVEHEESSDV; via the coding sequence ATGCGTTTTATTGATGAAGCTAATATCATGGTTGTTTCGGGCAAAGGCGGACACGGATGTGTTTCGTTTCGGCGTGAAAAATTTATTCCCAAGGGCGGTCCCGATGGCGGGGACGGCGGCAAGGGGGGCGATGTCATCTTTCGAACTGTTGATAATCTGCTGACCTTGTATGATTTGCGCCTGAAACGGCGCTACGAAGCCAAAAACGGCGGATATGGTATGGGGCGGCAACGCACTGGAGCCAAGGCAGCCGATCTCGTTGTGGATGTTCCTGTCGGCACCCTGTTCTATGAAATCGGTGAAGAAGGCGAATCGCATTTGGCTGCCGATTTGAAGGAGTTGGGTCAGACATTTGTTGCGGCGCGGGGTGGGCGAGGAGGCAAAGGGAACACCCACTTCAAATCGTCCACAATGCGAGCTCCACGTTTTGCTCAGCCTGGAGAAGAAGGCGAAGAAAAGCGCTTCAGGCTTGAACTTAAAATTTTAGCGGATGTCGGCCTGCTTGGGCTTCCCAATGCCGGGAAATCCACATTCATCTCCGCCGTGTCCATGGCAAAACCAAAGATTGCCAGTTATCCTTTTACGACTATTACCCCGAACCTCGGTGTGGTTGAAGGAGATCGAGGGGATCGCTTTGTTATTGCCGACATTCCCGGCTTGGTTGAAGGCGCACACGAAGGCGTTGGATTGGGACATCGGTTTTTACGTCACGTCGAACGCACCCGGGTACTGCTGCATATTTTGAGTGCAGAAGATGTGTCAGAAGAAGCGCCATGGGCCGGTTTTGATCTTATCAACGCCGAGTTAGCAGCATATAACCCTGAATTGGCGAAGAAGAAGCAAATCCCTGTTATTAATAAAATAGATCTTCTTGAACCGGAGGCTCTTGAGGCGATGCGCCAGCGTGCCCGTGAAGATGGACGCGAAATTCTTTTTATGAGTGCCAAATATGGAGACGGCGTAGAAGACGTAGTGAAGACATTGTGGGAAGCCGTCATACACGGGCGTGAGGAAGATAAACCACATGTTGATGATACAGTTGAACATGAAGAGTCGTCTGACGTATAA
- the ychF gene encoding redox-regulated ATPase YchF: MALSIGIVGLPNVGKSTLFNALTKAQNAQAANYPFCTIEPNKAVVPVPDARLQALSDLANPQRILPATVDFYDIAGLVKGASKGEGLGNKFLANIRETAAILHVVRCFEDDDVVHVDGSVDPVRDIDIIETELILADAQSLENRVERLGKQSKAGKEFKIKHEKAKLLLDHLLQGHPASSYAGQDDDDVAEIYRELGLLTAKKVIYLANVDEDGVQEENDYVKAVRELAAERGAEVVVVSAKMEEELLGLSDEEQQEYLDSYGVAESGLIKVIRTGYAALGLISYFTVGPKEVRAWTINAGDKAPRAAAAIHTDFERGFIRAEVISYNDYIAQGTEAKCRAAGVLRSEGKEYIVKDGDIIHFLFNV, encoded by the coding sequence ATGGCCCTGAGCATCGGTATCGTCGGCTTACCCAACGTTGGGAAGTCTACGCTTTTCAATGCCCTGACCAAGGCACAGAACGCCCAAGCGGCCAACTATCCCTTTTGCACCATTGAACCCAATAAAGCCGTCGTGCCTGTTCCTGACGCACGCCTTCAGGCGTTGTCCGATTTGGCGAATCCGCAGCGGATTTTGCCGGCGACCGTCGATTTCTATGATATTGCCGGGCTCGTGAAGGGTGCAAGTAAAGGTGAAGGGTTGGGCAATAAATTTTTGGCCAATATACGGGAAACGGCTGCTATTCTGCATGTGGTGCGTTGCTTCGAAGATGACGACGTTGTGCATGTCGACGGCAGCGTTGACCCTGTTCGCGATATCGATATCATTGAAACAGAACTGATCCTTGCCGATGCGCAATCCTTGGAGAACCGGGTGGAACGCCTGGGGAAACAGTCAAAGGCGGGTAAGGAATTCAAGATCAAGCACGAGAAGGCAAAGTTATTGCTCGATCATCTCCTGCAAGGTCATCCCGCTTCATCCTATGCCGGGCAAGACGATGATGATGTCGCTGAAATATATCGTGAGCTGGGGCTTCTCACGGCGAAGAAGGTCATTTATCTTGCCAATGTCGATGAAGATGGCGTGCAGGAAGAGAATGACTACGTAAAAGCTGTTCGCGAGCTTGCCGCTGAACGTGGTGCCGAAGTGGTGGTTGTCTCGGCCAAAATGGAAGAAGAGCTTCTTGGGCTTTCTGATGAAGAGCAGCAAGAATATCTTGATTCTTACGGGGTTGCCGAATCTGGATTGATTAAGGTTATTCGAACCGGATATGCCGCGCTGGGATTGATCAGCTATTTCACTGTCGGTCCCAAAGAGGTTCGTGCCTGGACCATCAATGCTGGAGATAAAGCGCCTCGTGCCGCAGCAGCTATTCATACGGATTTCGAGCGTGGATTTATTCGAGCCGAAGTGATTTCGTATAACGACTACATTGCCCAAGGTACAGAAGCGAAATGTCGTGCTGCTGGAGTCTTGCGTTCTGAGGGCAAGGAATATATCGTGAAAGATGGTGATATCATTCATTTCCTATTCAATGTGTGA
- a CDS encoding EAL domain-containing protein → MMKLQDELLPQEDELCWFLTKYMSEGVGILNAEGLFAYASDRLCQLFGQPCTQLLGTSPAQYFPQIPYNVAVEQFSCQLSGKSLCFETSLTHDGVELFLLISATPFSDSDNRYKGAVLIVTDLTSMRQAEDAALNMERHSRALVDAFADVAILVDKSLIIQAANPKAARENEVSVLGKTLETLFSGDFLDAWTETIRTVFTEGKIRTFQFPYGDRITANRVAPILEKEGVIEKVALFSRDITEQKRNEDGLRSRAFQQGIVAEIGLHALSSSNLDELTEKTCRLLTTVLQADIARVLEYRPDEQLFFFKAGVGWKNGLVGQSTITAGMESLPGFTLMTKEPVVIRDLPHDNRFRDVTFLHDHNVVSGLSVVIHGKKRPYGVLGVFSKTFREFTQDDVHFLQSVANMLSQAMARAETEEALEASNQSNTLILEAVGEGICGIDTTGRTTFINPAAEYSLGYLAEELIGKDHHDAINHSLPDGAPYPRSDSPILKVLNDGQKRYVAEAWFWRKDGRIFPVEYVCTPLLSGDRIIGAAVVFKDITERKKNEERLRYQAYHDELTGLPNRSYFLERLEIALAASKEQKKRGFAVMFLDLDDFKFVNDSLGHTLGDRLLRGISLRLWNCLEGDDVIARLGGDEYAILLTDVFEKAHALAVANHIHDELKVPTKIDGYEIFITACIGIVDTVSHYNSAEEILRDADTAMFQAKITGKGVNCIFDQTMHVRAKMRLQLETDLRRAIERKEFFLLYQPIFSIPEGNSIGFEALIRWNHPEQGIVSPLDFIPVAESTGMILAIGEWVIQEACSQMRKWLDTTPDIDFFTVSCNLSGKQFMQEDLAGRIESIMAEYRIDSSRLKLEITESVIMENAEFATATLKKLQTLGLSLLIDDFGTGYSSLAYLRRLPVDALKVDRMFVRNIDTETENQEIVRTVIQLANVLKLDVVAEGIENDAERTLLESLGCRLGQGYFHAKPLPPSEATAFLPRRSS, encoded by the coding sequence ATGATGAAATTGCAGGACGAGCTTCTCCCGCAAGAAGATGAGCTGTGCTGGTTTTTGACCAAGTACATGAGCGAAGGGGTCGGCATTCTTAATGCAGAAGGCCTCTTCGCTTATGCAAGCGATCGGTTATGCCAACTCTTTGGCCAACCATGCACTCAGCTTCTTGGGACATCGCCGGCTCAATATTTTCCGCAGATCCCTTATAACGTGGCTGTAGAACAGTTTTCGTGTCAGTTATCCGGAAAAAGTCTCTGTTTTGAAACGTCCCTGACTCATGATGGAGTGGAGTTGTTCTTGCTTATTTCGGCAACTCCTTTTTCAGACAGTGACAATCGATACAAAGGGGCCGTGCTCATTGTTACCGACCTGACCAGCATGCGTCAGGCCGAAGATGCGGCATTGAATATGGAGAGACACAGTAGGGCATTGGTGGATGCGTTTGCCGATGTCGCTATTCTTGTCGATAAGAGCCTCATCATCCAGGCGGCCAACCCCAAGGCAGCCAGGGAGAATGAAGTTTCTGTTCTGGGGAAAACACTGGAGACTCTTTTTTCCGGTGATTTTCTTGATGCGTGGACGGAAACCATTCGTACCGTATTTACTGAAGGCAAGATTCGGACGTTTCAGTTTCCGTATGGCGACCGTATTACGGCCAACCGGGTCGCTCCTATTCTCGAAAAAGAGGGTGTCATTGAAAAAGTGGCGCTCTTTTCCCGCGATATAACAGAACAAAAGCGCAATGAAGACGGGCTCCGAAGTCGGGCATTTCAACAAGGCATTGTGGCCGAGATTGGCCTTCATGCGTTGTCTTCATCCAATCTCGATGAACTTACCGAGAAAACATGTCGGCTTCTGACAACGGTTTTGCAAGCGGATATTGCCCGGGTGCTTGAATATCGTCCGGACGAACAACTTTTTTTCTTCAAAGCTGGTGTGGGGTGGAAGAACGGGCTTGTCGGTCAGTCTACGATTACTGCCGGAATGGAATCTCTTCCAGGGTTTACACTGATGACGAAAGAGCCGGTTGTTATTCGCGATCTGCCTCATGATAATCGTTTTCGAGATGTAACGTTCCTTCACGATCACAATGTGGTGAGTGGGCTCAGTGTTGTCATTCACGGAAAAAAGCGTCCGTACGGTGTGTTGGGTGTCTTTTCAAAAACATTTCGCGAGTTCACTCAGGACGATGTTCATTTCTTGCAGTCAGTGGCCAATATGCTCTCTCAGGCCATGGCACGCGCTGAAACCGAAGAAGCTTTGGAAGCGTCCAATCAGAGCAATACCCTGATCCTTGAGGCGGTGGGAGAAGGGATTTGTGGCATTGATACAACGGGGCGAACCACGTTTATCAACCCCGCTGCCGAGTACAGTCTTGGGTATCTTGCCGAGGAACTTATCGGGAAAGATCATCACGACGCCATCAATCACTCACTTCCTGATGGTGCCCCCTATCCGCGCAGTGATAGTCCCATTCTCAAAGTATTGAACGATGGTCAGAAGCGATATGTTGCGGAGGCATGGTTCTGGAGGAAAGACGGTCGTATTTTTCCTGTTGAATATGTCTGCACTCCCTTATTGTCGGGCGATCGTATTATCGGCGCTGCAGTAGTTTTCAAAGATATCACGGAGCGCAAAAAGAACGAAGAACGTCTTCGCTATCAGGCCTATCATGATGAATTGACAGGGCTTCCGAATCGTTCCTACTTTCTTGAACGCTTGGAAATTGCATTGGCCGCATCCAAGGAGCAAAAGAAACGCGGCTTTGCCGTCATGTTTCTTGATCTTGATGATTTCAAATTCGTCAACGACTCGCTCGGTCATACGCTCGGCGACAGGCTGCTTCGAGGAATTTCCTTGCGATTGTGGAATTGCCTGGAAGGCGACGATGTTATTGCCAGACTTGGTGGTGATGAATACGCAATTTTGCTAACCGATGTTTTCGAAAAAGCTCATGCCCTGGCCGTTGCAAATCATATTCATGACGAGCTGAAGGTTCCGACAAAAATCGATGGATATGAAATATTTATCACAGCTTGCATCGGTATTGTCGATACAGTATCGCACTATAATAGTGCTGAAGAAATTCTGCGTGATGCAGACACAGCTATGTTTCAGGCCAAAATTACGGGGAAGGGCGTCAACTGCATCTTCGATCAGACCATGCATGTGCGTGCTAAAATGCGCTTGCAGTTGGAGACCGATTTGCGTCGCGCCATTGAGCGCAAAGAATTTTTTCTTTTATACCAGCCAATATTTTCAATCCCAGAGGGAAATTCAATCGGTTTTGAGGCGCTCATCCGTTGGAATCATCCTGAGCAAGGGATTGTTTCACCTCTTGATTTCATTCCTGTGGCGGAATCAACAGGCATGATTCTGGCCATTGGGGAGTGGGTTATTCAGGAAGCTTGCTCCCAAATGCGGAAGTGGCTTGATACAACTCCGGATATTGATTTTTTTACCGTGAGCTGCAACTTGTCCGGAAAGCAGTTTATGCAAGAGGATCTCGCTGGCCGTATTGAGTCAATCATGGCTGAGTATCGTATTGATTCTAGTCGTCTGAAACTCGAAATTACTGAAAGTGTGATCATGGAGAATGCCGAGTTTGCCACGGCAACGTTGAAGAAACTTCAGACCCTTGGCCTTTCCTTGCTTATTGACGACTTCGGTACAGGCTATTCCTCCCTCGCGTATCTCCGCAGGTTGCCGGTTGACGCTTTGAAGGTTGACCGAATGTTTGTACGTAATATCGATACTGAGACGGAAAATCAGGAAATCGTTCGGACGGTCATTCAGCTTGCCAATGTGCTTAAGCTTGATGTCGTTGCCGAGGGGATTGAAAATGATGCGGAGCGTACATTGCTCGAGTCTTTAGGATGTCGACTTGGGCAAGGGTATTTTCACGCAAAACCGTTGCCACCCAGTGAGGCAACGGCATTTCTCCCCCGTCGTTCATCCTGA
- a CDS encoding aspartate aminotransferase family protein, whose product MTNAFDTLKNRDAAAIMSSYGRYPLAVSRAEGCRLFDLEGREYLDLLAGVAVTSLGHCHPEIADALCTQARILCHVSNLFYQPDQVRLAEELIATWQPGRVFYCNSGAEANEGAIKLARRFMRTVKNRDAYEIITLTGSFHGRTLATVTATGQTAFREHFHPLPGGFKSVEAGDIEAMKQAITEKTAMVLVEIVQGEGGVNIMSADYLTAIQNLCREHDILFGVDEIQTGLCRTGRFWAHQHYGLRPNIVTCAKALGNGFPIGAVLADTETSNGFTPGSHATTFGGSGLATAAALKTLEIMKRDKIAERAEAMGKKTLALIDDVMKKHPDAIDNYRGLGLMIGIELKVPGLPVWQKLLDRGFVCNLAKGKVLRLIPPLIIEEDDIARFTQALSDILDETA is encoded by the coding sequence GTGACAAACGCCTTCGACACCCTCAAAAATCGGGATGCCGCTGCCATCATGTCCTCTTACGGACGTTATCCTTTGGCCGTATCGCGAGCCGAGGGATGCCGTCTTTTCGACCTCGAGGGCCGCGAATATCTTGATCTCCTGGCCGGTGTGGCCGTGACGTCTTTGGGCCATTGCCACCCGGAAATAGCCGATGCCCTGTGTACGCAGGCACGTATTCTCTGTCACGTGAGCAACCTGTTCTATCAGCCAGATCAAGTCCGTCTTGCCGAAGAACTGATTGCTACCTGGCAACCTGGCCGTGTCTTTTATTGCAACTCAGGAGCCGAGGCCAACGAAGGAGCCATCAAGCTTGCCCGCCGGTTTATGCGCACGGTCAAAAATCGTGATGCCTACGAAATCATCACGTTGACGGGCTCATTCCACGGCCGCACCCTGGCAACTGTGACCGCCACAGGACAGACTGCATTTCGTGAACACTTCCATCCGTTGCCTGGTGGATTCAAATCGGTCGAGGCCGGCGATATCGAAGCCATGAAGCAAGCCATTACGGAAAAAACCGCAATGGTGCTTGTTGAGATTGTGCAAGGCGAAGGTGGGGTGAATATCATGTCCGCCGACTATCTCACCGCCATCCAGAATCTGTGCCGCGAACACGACATTTTGTTCGGTGTTGACGAGATCCAGACTGGCCTCTGCCGCACTGGACGCTTTTGGGCTCATCAACATTACGGACTGCGCCCCAACATCGTGACATGCGCCAAGGCACTCGGCAATGGCTTCCCTATTGGCGCCGTGTTGGCCGATACGGAAACGTCGAATGGATTTACGCCCGGCAGCCATGCAACAACTTTTGGTGGAAGCGGATTGGCCACCGCAGCAGCGTTGAAGACGTTGGAAATCATGAAGCGCGACAAGATTGCCGAACGCGCCGAAGCTATGGGAAAAAAGACCTTAGCATTAATTGACGACGTCATGAAAAAACATCCGGACGCTATCGACAATTATCGCGGACTCGGTCTTATGATCGGTATTGAACTCAAAGTTCCGGGATTACCTGTCTGGCAAAAACTGCTTGACCGCGGCTTCGTCTGCAATTTGGCGAAGGGAAAAGTGCTCCGACTCATTCCCCCGCTTATTATTGAAGAAGACGATATTGCCCGATTCACACAAGCGCTTTCGGACATTCTTGACGAAACGGCATAA
- the dut gene encoding dUTP diphosphatase, protein MFSPETTGQAVVHIKRLRDVPDSFLPKPATAHAAGADLRAALDSDRIVIAAGDRAAVPTGIAMEITRPGIAGFVFSRSGLGARDGLTVAQGVGLIDPDYRGEIIVWLLNTSNEPRTVLQGDRIAQLVLLPYFAGQYVDTDALSDTDRGAGGFGHTGSK, encoded by the coding sequence ATGTTTTCACCTGAAACAACCGGCCAGGCCGTCGTACATATCAAGCGATTACGTGACGTGCCCGACTCGTTTTTACCAAAACCGGCCACAGCCCACGCTGCAGGTGCCGACCTGCGTGCGGCACTTGATAGTGATCGCATTGTCATTGCCGCTGGTGATCGTGCCGCTGTCCCAACAGGCATTGCCATGGAAATCACCCGTCCCGGCATCGCAGGATTTGTTTTCTCGCGAAGTGGTCTGGGTGCTCGTGACGGCCTGACCGTCGCGCAAGGCGTTGGCCTGATCGACCCGGACTACCGGGGAGAAATTATTGTCTGGCTCCTCAATACATCGAATGAGCCAAGAACTGTACTTCAAGGGGATCGTATCGCCCAACTTGTTCTTTTACCCTACTTCGCCGGGCAGTATGTCGATACCGATGCTCTGTCCGATACGGACCGGGGAGCGGGCGGATTCGGGCATACCGGCTCGAAATAA